In Helianthus annuus cultivar XRQ/B chromosome 8, HanXRQr2.0-SUNRISE, whole genome shotgun sequence, a single genomic region encodes these proteins:
- the LOC110899913 gene encoding probable pectinesterase/pectinesterase inhibitor 60 — protein MAWFNLFASTLLSVIMLSSLAALSTQINEESGADINRWCQTTPHPNQCNYFLGRGQHRASRHRSDFRMLALQAAIDNANEAQGCAKNLGKTCRTNATRVVWNDCYRLLNNTVFQLNQTVTGLRTNRSSNFDAQTWLSAALTNLQTCFTGCNEMNLTDFATPIKTSNLTEMISNSLAINSQFLKQKPDTNQTNDDYPTWVTRRDRRLLATVSLQSLANVTVSQAPESRFPTIQSALDFAGSIDRQDKRFIIYIKSGVYNENIDIVNGLNNIMFVGDGIRYTIITGNRSAAGGFTTYGSATVGVEGSGFIARGITFRNTAGPQSGQAVALRSASDLSVFYACSFEGYQDTLFAVSQRQFYKLCYISGTVDFIFGNAAVVFQNCVILVRKPLTGQSNTITAQGRGDPFQNSGISIHNCRVIPAPDLIPVVGSVQTYLGRPWQEYSRTVFIKTYLDGFINPKGWLPWGNTDFAFTTLYYGEYGCFGDGSGVENRVDWAGYHGNMSLADVQDFTVAGLIAGRMWLPATGVPFISGL, from the exons ATGGCTTGGTTTAACCTCTTCGCGTCCACATTGTTGTCCGTAATCATGCTATCTTCTTTAGCCGCTTTATCTACGCAAATAAATGAGGAGTCGGGTGCTGACATTAATAGATGGTGCCAGACGACTCCTCATCCCAACCAATGTAACTACTTCCTAGGTCGTGGCCAACATCGTGCGTCGCGACACAGGTCAGATTTTCGAATGCTGGCCTTACAGGCCGCAATCGATAACGCCAACGAGGCACAAGGGTGTGCAAAAAACCTAGGGAAGACGTGTCGGACCAACGCAACAAGGGTGGTGTGGAACGACTGTTACCGCCTTCTCAATAACACAGTCTTCCAACTAAACCAAACCGTTACCGGCCTGAGAACCAACCGGAGCTCCAACTTCGACGCCCAGACGTGGCTGAGCGCTGCTCTCACCAACCTCCAAACTTGTTTTACCGGTTGTAACGAAATGAACTTAACCGATTTCGCTACTCCTATCAAAACAAGTAACTTAACCGAGATGATAAGCAATAGTTTGGCTATAAACTCCCAGTTCTTGAAGCAAAAACCGGATACAAACCAAACAAATGATGATTATCCAACGTGGGTGACCCGTCGTGACCGGAGGTTATTGGCGACGGTGTCGCTCCAGTCGCTAGCGAATGTGACGGTGTCTCAAGCTCCGGAGAGTAGGTTTCCGACGATTCAGTCAGCTCTTGATTTTGCCGGAAGTATTGACCGGCAGGATAAGAGATTTATAATCTATATAAAGTCGGGTGTATATAATGAAAATATTGATATTGTGAATGGACTGAATAATATCATGTTCGTGGGTGATGGAATCAGGTACACAATTATCACCGGCAACCGGAGTGCTGCCGGAGGTTTCACAACTTATGGGTCTGCAACCGTTG GAGTGGAGGGCTCCGGGTTCATAGCACGCGGCATAACATTCCGGAACACCGCCGGCCCACAATCCGGCCAAGCCGTAGCACTCCGATCAGCATCCGATCTGTCCGTCTTCTACGCCTGCAGCTTCGAAGGCTACCAAGACACACTTTTCGCCGTCTCTCAACGACAATTCTATAAACTATGTTACATTTCCGGCACCGTAGACTTCATATTCGGTAACGCGGCCGTAGTGTTCCAAAACTGCGTAATATTAGTCCGAAAACCATTAACCGGACAATCAAACACCATAACGGCCCAAGGCCGTGGTGATCCGTTCCAAAACAGCGGCATTTCAATCCACAACTGTCGTGTAATACCCGCACCAGATTTAATTCCAGTGGTGGGTTCGGTTCAGACGTACTTAGGGCGGCCGTGGCAAGAATATTCTAGAACTGTTTTTATTAAAACGTATCTTGATGGTTTTATTAATCCGAAAGGATGGTTGCCATGGGGGAATACGGATTTCGCATTTACGACGTTGTATTATGGCGAATATGGTTGTTTTGGTGACGGATCGGGGGTCGAAAACCGGGTGGATTGGGCCGGATATCATGGTAATATGAGTTTGGCTGATGTGCAAGATTTTACGGTGGCAGGGCTTATAGCTGGGAGGATGTGGTTGCCGGCTACCGGTGTGCCGTTTATTTCTGGATTGTGA
- the LOC110899914 gene encoding uncharacterized protein LOC110899914 isoform X1, with amino-acid sequence MQQRNSGNRRPTGTDGSDFSYRMVVDNRYTKVAKGKSTLSKVLVIQAVVLLVGVIDMFFTYLKKEPLETLVVVSSSITVISIIVGELGRKRSRVNFLKFYRFASSMGILGLIASVIQSNILLKIIHDPSNWETEKDALLRIACVSIGLFVQIYSITTTTSLIRNMSPPKRAS; translated from the exons ATGCAGCAGCGAAATTCCGGCAATCGGCGGCCAACGGGAACCGATGGCTCCGATTTCTCATACAGAATGGTCGTTGATAACA GGTATACAAAAGTTGCCAAGGGGAAATCAACCCTCTCCAAAGTTCTTGTGATTCAG GCGGTGGTACTGTTGGTAGGAGTTATTGACATGTTTTTTACATATTTAAAGAAGGAGCCCCTTGAAACATTAGTAGTTGTATCTAGTTCTATAACTGTCATTTCAATCATAGTTGGAGAATTAG GACGAAAGCGTAGCAGAGTGAACTTTTTGAAATTTTATAGATTCGCCTCATCCATGGGAATTCTCGGATTAATCGCTTCTGTCATCCAAAGTAATATCCTTCTAAAG ATTATTCATGATCCGAGTAACTGGGAGACAGAGAAAGATGCTCTATTGAGGATTGCATGTGTTTCTATAG GACTGTTTGTGCAAATATATTCCATAACCACCACAACGTCCCTCATTAGGAACATGTCTCCTCCAAAAAGAGCTTCTTGA
- the LOC110899914 gene encoding uncharacterized protein LOC110899914 isoform X2, with the protein MLLTLGYTKVAKGKSTLSKVLVIQAVVLLVGVIDMFFTYLKKEPLETLVVVSSSITVISIIVGELGRKRSRVNFLKFYRFASSMGILGLIASVIQSNILLKIIHDPSNWETEKDALLRIACVSIGLFVQIYSITTTTSLIRNMSPPKRAS; encoded by the exons ATGTTATTAACCTTAGGGTATACAAAAGTTGCCAAGGGGAAATCAACCCTCTCCAAAGTTCTTGTGATTCAG GCGGTGGTACTGTTGGTAGGAGTTATTGACATGTTTTTTACATATTTAAAGAAGGAGCCCCTTGAAACATTAGTAGTTGTATCTAGTTCTATAACTGTCATTTCAATCATAGTTGGAGAATTAG GACGAAAGCGTAGCAGAGTGAACTTTTTGAAATTTTATAGATTCGCCTCATCCATGGGAATTCTCGGATTAATCGCTTCTGTCATCCAAAGTAATATCCTTCTAAAG ATTATTCATGATCCGAGTAACTGGGAGACAGAGAAAGATGCTCTATTGAGGATTGCATGTGTTTCTATAG GACTGTTTGTGCAAATATATTCCATAACCACCACAACGTCCCTCATTAGGAACATGTCTCCTCCAAAAAGAGCTTCTTGA
- the LOC110902065 gene encoding pectinesterase inhibitor 9 — translation MAPQEVAAMKDYIKLLSDSVHELQKSLEEMSRPGSKVSELVMSNIQSWVSSALTDKDTCSEGFKDDSKTKTIVRGKTLNVARLTSNALALINSYASLRVVEESFFFEK, via the coding sequence ATGGCTCCTCAAGAGGTTGCAGCAATGAAGGATTACATTAAGTTGCTGAGTGACTCAGTACACGAGTTGCAAAAATCACTTGAGGAGATGAGTCGACCGGGTTCCAAAGTTTCAGAGCTAGTGATGAGCAACATCCAGTCTTGGGTCAGTTCTGCACTGACGGATAAAGACACATGCTCTGAAGGGTTTAAGGATGACTCGAAAACCAAAACGATTGTGAGAGGAAAGACTCTGAATGTCGCACGCTTAACCAGCAATGCTTTGGCTTTGATCAACAGTTATGCTTCTTTGCGGGTAGTAgaagaaagttttttttttgaaaagtaa
- the LOC110902066 gene encoding pectinesterase inhibitor 9 has translation MAPREVAAMKDCIELLSDSVHELQKSLEEMSRPGSKVSGLVMSDIQTWVSSAMTHEDTCSEGFTDDSKMKSVVKGKVTNVARLTSNALALINSYASLIE, from the coding sequence ATGGCTCCTAGAGAGGTTGCAGCAATGAAAGACTGCATTGAGTTGTTGAGTGACTCGGTGCACGAGTTGCAAAAATCACTTGAGGAGATGAGTCGACCGGGTTCCAAAGTTTCAGGGCTAGTGATGAGCGACATCCAGACTTGGGTCAGTTCTGCAATGACACATGAAGACACATGCTCTGAAGGGTTTACGGATGACTCTAAAATGAAAAGTGTTGTGAAAGGAAAGGTTACGAATGTTGCACGCTTAACCAGCAATGCTTTGGCTTTGATCAACAGTTATGCTTCTTTAATCGAGTAG